One Anaerolineae bacterium genomic region harbors:
- a CDS encoding saccharopine dehydrogenase NADP-binding domain-containing protein, whose protein sequence is MKVVVLGGAGDMGSAAVWDLAAQPQVERITIADYNFEGAQRLAQLVGDKAQALWVDANDHDLLVQVIAGHDAAAGAIGPFYKYEAKMARAAIEAGVPYISLCDDYDAAQAVLELDPLAKERGVTVITGLGWTPGLSNVLARRAADQLDEVDEIHVAWAGSASDSEGYAVILHTIHIFTGMVPSFQNGELVSVPAGSGRELVRFPDPVGDIYVYHLGHPEPVTLPRFLPGVKTVTLKGGLSEDELNRLAMFLNRIGLTRTPARKDALGKVIKMALPLLSHIGAPEEPCSAIRVDVHGRKNGKPQLISYGAADHMNRLTGIPLAIGTVMLGAGQIKAKGVLAPEACIDPRAFLRELEKRNIIIHDMTRYVPALREPKGGISLSRAMLFAGIAALLAWWMGRRSRG, encoded by the coding sequence ATGAAGGTTGTGGTGTTGGGAGGAGCTGGTGATATGGGTAGCGCGGCCGTCTGGGATTTGGCCGCACAGCCCCAGGTGGAGCGCATCACCATCGCGGATTACAACTTCGAGGGTGCTCAACGCCTGGCGCAGTTGGTCGGGGATAAGGCCCAGGCGCTGTGGGTGGATGCCAACGACCATGACCTGCTGGTGCAGGTCATCGCCGGCCACGACGCAGCCGCCGGCGCCATCGGGCCCTTCTACAAGTACGAGGCCAAGATGGCCCGCGCCGCCATCGAAGCCGGCGTCCCCTATATCAGCCTGTGCGATGACTACGACGCCGCCCAGGCAGTGCTGGAGCTGGACCCTCTGGCCAAGGAAAGGGGGGTAACCGTTATCACCGGCCTGGGCTGGACGCCGGGGTTATCGAACGTGCTGGCCCGCCGCGCCGCCGACCAGCTCGATGAGGTGGACGAGATCCATGTGGCCTGGGCCGGCAGTGCCTCGGACAGCGAGGGCTACGCCGTCATCCTGCACACCATTCACATTTTCACCGGCATGGTGCCCTCGTTCCAGAACGGCGAGCTGGTGAGCGTGCCGGCCGGCTCCGGCCGCGAGCTGGTGCGCTTCCCCGACCCGGTGGGCGACATCTACGTGTACCACCTGGGCCATCCGGAGCCGGTGACCCTGCCGCGCTTTTTGCCAGGCGTGAAGACGGTTACCTTGAAGGGCGGGCTCTCGGAAGATGAGCTGAACCGCCTGGCGATGTTCCTGAACCGCATCGGCCTGACCCGCACGCCGGCGCGCAAGGATGCCCTGGGCAAGGTCATCAAAATGGCCCTGCCGCTCCTTTCCCACATTGGCGCGCCGGAAGAACCATGTTCGGCGATTCGCGTGGATGTCCACGGCCGCAAGAACGGCAAGCCCCAGCTCATCTCGTACGGCGCCGCCGACCACATGAACCGGCTGACCGGCATTCCGCTGGCCATCGGGACGGTCATGCTGGGCGCGGGACAGATCAAAGCCAAGGGGGTCCTGGCGCCGGAGGCCTGCATTGACCCGCGCGCCTTCCTGCGGGAGCTGGAAAAGCGCAACATCATCATCCATGACATGACGCGCTACGTGCCGGCCCTGCGCGAGCCAAAGGGCGGCATTTCGCTGTCGCGCGCCATGCTCTTCGCCGGCATTGCGGCCCTCCTGGCCTGGTGGATGGGCCGGCGCTCGCGAGGGTAA
- a CDS encoding HIT family protein has protein sequence MDCIFCEIAAGRAPASVVYQDDEVMAFMDIIPVLPGHLLIIPKTHYRNIFDAPPEVAGKLLETAARLAPAVRQATGCAGLNCHVANEAAAGQEVWHLHLHLLPRYPGDGFGFRFPSGYGRRASRPELDEMAERIRQALQALV, from the coding sequence ATGGACTGCATCTTCTGCGAGATCGCGGCCGGCCGGGCGCCGGCCAGCGTTGTCTATCAGGACGACGAAGTCATGGCGTTCATGGACATCATCCCCGTACTGCCGGGGCATCTCCTGATCATCCCCAAAACCCATTACCGCAATATTTTCGACGCGCCGCCGGAGGTGGCCGGCAAACTGCTGGAGACGGCGGCACGCCTGGCGCCGGCTGTGCGCCAGGCCACCGGCTGTGCCGGCCTGAACTGCCACGTCGCCAATGAGGCGGCCGCCGGCCAGGAGGTCTGGCACCTGCATCTGCATCTCCTGCCCCGCTATCCCGGCGATGGCTTTGGCTTCCGCTTCCCATCCGGGTACGGCCGGCGGGCCTCGCGCCCGGAACTGGACGAGATGGCGGAACGCATTCGCCAGGCCCTGCAAGCCCTGGTATAG